The following are encoded together in the Bradymonas sediminis genome:
- a CDS encoding A24 family peptidase: protein MEEFVKSDLWVQLVLFVPLGAYLLTAAIWDGVTSVKSENRKGRIPNKLSYSSVLVGIACHTIVGGLDGFLSGLIAVVLVFTIGIFLAALGWLGGGDVKLLMGVGAFLGLQGLGEIAFYAVFAGSAMGIVMAIFNGYLKDMILRMGRFLRGLYRMVLYRTTMVREDLKVDPRSHIPFAVPILAGAILAYTEASNGWPGLLTWFLMPFQAL from the coding sequence ATGGAAGAATTCGTTAAATCCGACCTCTGGGTGCAGCTCGTCCTCTTCGTCCCGCTGGGCGCCTATCTGCTCACCGCCGCGATCTGGGACGGCGTCACCTCGGTCAAGAGCGAGAACCGCAAGGGCCGCATCCCCAACAAACTCAGCTACTCCTCGGTGCTCGTGGGCATCGCCTGCCACACCATCGTGGGCGGGCTGGACGGCTTCTTAAGCGGGCTCATCGCGGTCGTCCTTGTCTTCACCATCGGCATCTTCTTGGCGGCGCTGGGCTGGTTGGGCGGCGGGGACGTCAAATTACTGATGGGCGTGGGCGCGTTCCTTGGCCTGCAGGGCCTCGGCGAGATCGCCTTTTACGCGGTCTTCGCCGGCTCGGCCATGGGCATCGTCATGGCGATCTTCAACGGCTACCTCAAAGATATGATCCTGCGCATGGGCCGATTCTTGCGCGGCCTCTATCGCATGGTATTGTACCGAACCACGATGGTTCGCGAGGACTTAAAGGTCGACCCGCGCTCCCATATCCCCTTCGCCGTTCCGATCCTCGCCGGCGCGATCCTCGCCTATACCGAAGCATCGAACGGCTGGCCGGGGCTGTTGACCTGGTTCCTTATGCCCTTCCAGGCGCTCTAA
- a CDS encoding DUF4112 domain-containing protein yields the protein MKSPDTGALVSTAERDTLQKSLTRLDRLAHLMDEQFRVPVVGWRVGLDPLIGIIPGGGDWASWVVGVYIFWEALRMDIPKPVLVRMVSNLTVDLVGGYLPGLGDIFDAAFKANRKNVDMLLEHYRVRRSDTQIKLPTHLPAPAPKKSAGAIFARYTLGIVAIIFLFAIAALPFFLLWWWLNAG from the coding sequence ATGAAATCCCCCGACACCGGCGCCCTGGTGAGCACCGCCGAGCGCGACACCCTGCAGAAATCACTGACCCGCCTGGACCGCCTGGCCCACCTGATGGACGAGCAATTCCGCGTGCCCGTCGTCGGCTGGCGGGTCGGCCTGGACCCGCTGATCGGCATCATCCCCGGCGGCGGCGACTGGGCGAGCTGGGTGGTCGGCGTGTATATCTTCTGGGAGGCGCTGCGCATGGACATCCCCAAACCAGTGCTCGTGCGCATGGTGTCGAACCTGACCGTCGACCTGGTCGGCGGCTATCTGCCCGGGCTCGGCGATATCTTCGACGCCGCCTTTAAGGCGAATCGAAAGAACGTCGACATGCTCCTTGAGCACTACCGCGTGCGCCGAAGCGACACCCAGATCAAGCTGCCGACCCACCTGCCGGCCCCCGCCCCGAAGAAATCCGCCGGCGCGATCTTTGCGCGCTACACCCTGGGCATCGTCGCGATAATCTTCCTATTTGCGATCGCCGCGCTGCCTTTCTTTCTGCTATGGTGGTGGCTCAACGCAGGCTGA
- a CDS encoding penicillin-binding protein activator LpoB: protein MKATTIPTRLLILATVSLLGLSIGCAKPQYVRDTEMTDIDEYTMSLRFDRKDIDRLYKENIDKMLSARLMGDWDRQAASGNAPIVAIFPMRNETTEHVGKSLDALLSKFETDLVNNSAADVVSHENQPDLIAEVKRQQSAAYNPQRLAAYGKQLGAQYFVTGKVYDVAEQVGSERRVQYFMFVQVLEVETGAIKFQNEAALTKGLMK from the coding sequence ATGAAAGCCACGACCATCCCCACCCGCCTGCTCATCCTCGCCACCGTCAGCCTGCTCGGCCTGTCCATCGGTTGCGCCAAGCCGCAATACGTGCGCGACACCGAGATGACCGACATCGACGAATACACGATGAGCCTGCGCTTTGACCGCAAGGATATCGATCGCCTCTACAAAGAGAATATCGATAAGATGCTCAGCGCGCGCCTCATGGGCGACTGGGATCGCCAGGCCGCCAGCGGCAACGCCCCCATCGTCGCGATCTTCCCGATGCGCAATGAGACCACCGAGCACGTCGGCAAATCGCTCGACGCCCTGCTCTCCAAATTCGAGACCGATCTGGTCAATAACTCGGCCGCCGACGTGGTCAGCCACGAGAACCAGCCCGACCTGATCGCCGAGGTCAAACGCCAGCAGTCCGCCGCCTATAACCCGCAGCGCCTGGCCGCCTACGGCAAGCAATTGGGCGCGCAATACTTCGTCACCGGCAAGGTCTATGACGTCGCCGAGCAGGTCGGCAGTGAGCGACGCGTTCAGTATTTCATGTTCGTCCAGGTCCTCGAGGTCGAGACCGGCGCCATTAAATTCCAGAACGAAGCGGCCCTGACCAAGGGCTTGATGAAATAA
- a CDS encoding phospholipase D-like domain-containing protein has translation MVNLFKIDTRNKRRGALLSMAGATGLLLTTLCFGGFGCDNSEPPSITESFNKAQFQSAPAVQDSNHRAQLIADILAASDTVDIAVSRLEDTEVADALIAAHKRGVNVRVVSDWDSWGGGTNPDAGLQLLEDADVLPVYGDGELIYLPEPTLASILGRCQESVAQQYYMCGAGQSGDQGAMTRPGKYNLMSHNFAIIDGMTVWNFPSLVNGEQPWVGWRIESSILAYDFRSEFQQMHGGVFATTLDVYNGPIKSNTNSTVDYLTDQGRMRVLFNPQQRLVKAVIDQVYKAKSSVWLMTDSIGHPQLLKALEYKKNNGFDVRVMVHPAHQAEGDLKVRLQALGARMAPAGLDHLPTMVVIDELPDRNRDRRPRQVISVSHPLWNASPYEVETSRPNDIVKVYPSDLFVDGNMWHLSESGSTVHKDTLLDQYVAAWEEVWER, from the coding sequence ATGGTTAATCTCTTTAAAATAGACACCCGAAATAAGCGCCGCGGCGCCCTGCTGAGCATGGCGGGCGCGACCGGCTTGTTGCTGACGACCCTGTGCTTTGGCGGCTTTGGCTGCGACAACAGCGAGCCCCCGAGCATCACCGAGTCGTTTAATAAGGCGCAATTTCAGAGCGCGCCGGCTGTGCAAGACAGCAATCACCGCGCCCAATTGATCGCCGACATTCTGGCGGCCAGTGACACCGTGGATATCGCCGTGTCGCGCCTGGAAGACACCGAGGTCGCCGACGCACTGATCGCGGCGCATAAGCGCGGCGTCAACGTGCGGGTGGTGTCGGATTGGGATTCCTGGGGCGGCGGCACGAACCCCGACGCGGGGCTGCAGTTGCTTGAAGACGCCGACGTCCTGCCGGTCTACGGCGACGGCGAACTGATCTATCTGCCCGAGCCGACGCTGGCGTCGATCCTTGGGCGATGCCAGGAGAGCGTGGCCCAGCAGTATTATATGTGCGGCGCCGGACAATCTGGCGACCAGGGCGCGATGACCCGCCCGGGCAAATACAACCTGATGAGCCATAACTTCGCCATCATTGACGGCATGACGGTGTGGAATTTCCCGTCGCTGGTCAACGGCGAGCAGCCCTGGGTGGGCTGGCGCATCGAGAGCTCGATCCTCGCCTACGATTTCCGCAGCGAGTTCCAGCAGATGCACGGCGGCGTCTTCGCCACCACCCTCGACGTCTATAACGGCCCGATCAAGTCCAATACCAACAGCACCGTTGATTATTTGACCGACCAGGGGCGCATGCGCGTCCTGTTTAACCCGCAGCAACGCCTGGTCAAAGCGGTCATCGACCAGGTCTATAAGGCCAAGTCTTCGGTCTGGTTGATGACCGATAGTATTGGGCATCCGCAGCTTCTGAAGGCGCTCGAATATAAGAAGAATAACGGTTTCGACGTGCGCGTCATGGTGCACCCGGCGCATCAGGCCGAGGGCGACTTGAAGGTCAGGCTCCAGGCGCTCGGCGCGCGCATGGCGCCGGCGGGGCTTGACCACCTGCCGACCATGGTCGTCATCGACGAGCTTCCCGACCGAAACCGGGACCGTCGCCCGCGTCAGGTCATCTCGGTGAGCCATCCCCTGTGGAACGCGTCGCCCTACGAGGTCGAGACTTCGAGGCCCAACGATATCGTGAAGGTCTACCCGTCTGACCTCTTCGTGGACGGTAATATGTGGCACCTGTCGGAGTCCGGATCGACCGTGCATAAGGACACCCTGCTCGACCAATATGTCGCGGCCTGGGAAGAAGTCTGGGAGCGATAA
- a CDS encoding phospholipase D-like domain-containing protein — MKKYLSSQTNHPAKLSRALICAAALLLVGLGSASCNYDDPVDRENLEGTIQPFFNSPGTRAGTEQNRLSSEFVVQQFDEAKVSLDLCTYGLSKTNIIEAAVRAHKRGVKVRVVGDARHLHYNGPGYRAFVENQIPMQAGNQFHIMHNKFFIIDGRFVFVGTGNITSTGFDRNNNNWIFTDSVPLAQDFLAEFNQMFEGKFSSAKERINNGESYTVGDTEVEVYFSPQEDAMGKILEELDKVDTSIHFQIFAFTKDQVGSKFLEKHRQFQRENEEAAAAGLLDPDWKEKSPLEWPKKVVGVLDRSQIHGNGQYHEGYRMNAFGIPMRLEGNENSRLPGDYQAGGGRLHTKTMILDAGTPNARVITGSFNWSSSATISNDEVLMVLRGERITNAYMEVYNEIWGISRSIDGGLCYYMDDPKPACSKEVGPGDVVFSEVQWDGWNGQLDISDHTGNFRRDVSNDEFIELYNPTDRAINLSMWTITNGYDFKVGFTPGTVIGPKEYFLLLNHNSAPYTEGDPQRGNQAFLNPDFVLNIANDPRFLSLNLKNAEMQLDLRDATGEVIDRAGDGGVPFYGGRKIVGGSGNNVVVHNLSMERIIGADGTIGDGTKASSWKACSLPQGGANVAEDYRSFMISTPGEPNSP; from the coding sequence ATGAAAAAATATCTTTCGAGTCAGACGAACCACCCCGCGAAGCTGTCGCGCGCGCTGATCTGCGCCGCGGCGCTGCTCCTGGTTGGATTGGGCAGCGCGAGCTGTAATTACGACGACCCCGTGGACCGCGAGAACCTTGAGGGGACGATTCAGCCCTTCTTCAACTCGCCGGGAACCCGCGCTGGGACCGAGCAAAACCGGCTCTCCAGTGAATTCGTCGTGCAGCAATTCGACGAAGCCAAGGTCTCCCTAGACCTGTGCACTTACGGGCTGTCGAAGACCAATATCATCGAGGCCGCGGTGCGCGCGCACAAGCGCGGCGTCAAGGTTCGCGTCGTCGGCGACGCGCGCCACCTGCACTATAACGGCCCTGGTTACCGCGCGTTCGTCGAGAACCAGATCCCGATGCAGGCCGGCAACCAATTCCACATTATGCACAATAAGTTCTTCATCATTGACGGGCGTTTCGTCTTTGTGGGGACAGGAAATATCACGTCGACCGGGTTTGACCGCAATAATAATAACTGGATCTTCACCGACTCGGTCCCGCTGGCGCAGGACTTTTTGGCGGAGTTCAACCAGATGTTCGAGGGTAAATTCTCGAGCGCCAAAGAGCGGATCAATAACGGCGAGAGCTATACCGTCGGGGACACCGAGGTCGAGGTTTATTTCTCGCCCCAGGAAGACGCGATGGGTAAGATCCTCGAGGAGCTCGACAAGGTCGACACCTCGATTCACTTCCAGATCTTCGCGTTCACCAAGGACCAGGTCGGCAGCAAATTCCTCGAGAAGCACCGCCAATTCCAGCGTGAGAACGAGGAAGCCGCGGCCGCAGGACTGCTGGACCCGGATTGGAAGGAGAAATCCCCGCTCGAGTGGCCCAAGAAGGTCGTCGGCGTGCTTGACCGCAGCCAGATTCACGGCAACGGCCAATACCACGAGGGCTACCGCATGAACGCCTTCGGCATCCCGATGCGCCTGGAGGGCAACGAGAACTCGCGGCTCCCCGGTGACTATCAGGCCGGCGGTGGACGTCTGCACACCAAGACGATGATCCTGGACGCGGGCACCCCGAACGCGCGCGTTATCACCGGCAGCTTCAACTGGTCGTCGTCGGCGACGATCTCCAACGACGAGGTGCTTATGGTGCTTCGCGGCGAGCGCATCACCAACGCCTATATGGAGGTCTATAACGAGATCTGGGGCATCAGCCGCAGCATCGACGGCGGGCTTTGCTATTATATGGACGACCCCAAACCCGCGTGCTCCAAAGAAGTGGGCCCGGGCGACGTGGTGTTCAGCGAGGTCCAGTGGGACGGTTGGAACGGGCAGCTTGATATCAGCGACCACACCGGCAACTTCCGCCGTGATGTGAGCAACGATGAGTTTATCGAGCTATATAACCCGACCGATCGGGCCATCAACCTGTCGATGTGGACCATCACCAACGGCTACGACTTCAAGGTCGGGTTCACGCCGGGGACGGTCATCGGGCCGAAGGAATATTTCCTGCTGCTCAACCATAACTCCGCCCCCTATACCGAGGGCGACCCGCAGCGCGGAAACCAGGCGTTTTTGAACCCGGACTTCGTGCTCAATATCGCCAACGACCCGCGCTTCTTGAGCCTGAACCTTAAGAACGCCGAGATGCAGCTCGACCTGCGCGACGCCACCGGCGAGGTCATCGACCGCGCGGGCGACGGCGGCGTGCCCTTCTACGGCGGGCGTAAGATCGTCGGCGGCAGCGGCAATAATGTGGTGGTGCATAACCTGTCGATGGAGCGCATCATCGGGGCCGACGGCACCATCGGTGACGGCACCAAGGCGAGCTCGTGGAAGGCCTGCTCGCTTCCGCAGGGCGGCGCGAACGTGGCCGAAGACTACCGCAGCTTCATGATCTCGACCCCGGGCGAGCCCAACAGCCCCTGA
- the murJ gene encoding murein biosynthesis integral membrane protein MurJ has product MNQTNKPESPADDAETSPTEAPAPGEKPARSVGSRMGIAALILAASIFLSRILGFLREAVIAYTHGASYATDAYYAAFTLPDLMSYLLAGGTLSVTFIPLFSSYISRGEEEAGWRMFSTIASTMGVVVVAFVIALEIFTPYLIPLVNPGFVNDPRQLELAIQMTRIVVPAQMAFYLGGLLQATLFVREVFWPAALAPLVYNVCIILGGLLLEPWLGIQGFAVGVVVGALLGPLLLPVWAARKEIKFKFRFDPFDKDFRTFVLLALPLMVGVSLVTVDEWLLKYFGSLAPDGAISWLNNSRKMMLVLFAVIGQAAGQAALPFLTRLYHQGKETEMGAMLASSLQRVGFLSMLGSAGLIVIAEPIIWLVFKRGAFTAADAAQTASLMVIFAAGLAAWAIQTLATRGFYARQDTITPMVIGTVVVLVSLPIYWWLYGAYGVLGLAASTTIGITLNALATLGVYRVRVGALPLKPIAAGILRGALFGVACGAAAWGARHLLAPYLDFRLPVENIALLIAMGAAFFAVGALMVALLNPPELDAILGRLRRRFARGKTAP; this is encoded by the coding sequence ATGAACCAGACAAACAAGCCCGAATCCCCCGCAGACGACGCCGAAACCTCGCCCACCGAGGCCCCCGCGCCGGGCGAAAAGCCCGCACGCAGCGTGGGCAGCCGCATGGGCATCGCCGCGCTTATCCTGGCGGCGAGCATCTTTTTAAGCCGTATTTTGGGCTTTTTGCGCGAGGCCGTGATCGCCTATACCCACGGCGCAAGCTACGCCACCGACGCCTACTACGCCGCCTTCACACTCCCCGATCTCATGTCCTACCTGCTCGCCGGTGGGACGCTATCGGTGACTTTCATCCCACTTTTCTCAAGTTATATCTCGCGCGGCGAAGAAGAAGCCGGCTGGCGGATGTTCTCGACCATCGCCTCGACCATGGGCGTGGTGGTCGTGGCGTTTGTGATCGCGCTGGAGATCTTTACGCCCTATCTCATCCCACTTGTGAACCCCGGCTTCGTCAACGACCCGCGCCAATTGGAGCTGGCGATTCAGATGACGCGCATCGTGGTGCCGGCGCAGATGGCGTTTTATCTGGGCGGCCTGCTCCAGGCGACCCTCTTTGTGCGCGAGGTCTTCTGGCCCGCCGCGCTCGCCCCGCTCGTCTATAATGTGTGCATTATCCTGGGCGGGCTGCTGCTCGAGCCCTGGCTGGGGATTCAGGGGTTCGCGGTCGGCGTGGTCGTGGGCGCGCTTCTCGGCCCGCTGCTTTTGCCGGTGTGGGCGGCCCGAAAAGAGATCAAATTCAAGTTCCGCTTCGACCCCTTCGACAAGGATTTTCGCACCTTTGTGCTGCTCGCCCTGCCGCTGATGGTCGGCGTAAGCCTGGTGACCGTGGACGAGTGGCTGCTCAAATATTTCGGCTCCCTGGCCCCCGACGGCGCGATCAGTTGGCTGAATAACTCGCGCAAGATGATGCTCGTGCTCTTCGCCGTGATCGGCCAGGCCGCCGGCCAGGCGGCGCTGCCGTTTCTGACCCGCCTCTACCACCAGGGAAAAGAGACCGAGATGGGCGCCATGCTCGCCAGCAGCCTGCAACGCGTGGGGTTTTTGTCGATGCTGGGCTCAGCCGGGCTCATCGTCATCGCCGAGCCCATCATCTGGCTGGTCTTTAAACGCGGCGCCTTCACCGCCGCCGACGCCGCGCAGACCGCCAGCCTGATGGTCATCTTCGCCGCCGGCCTGGCCGCCTGGGCCATCCAGACCCTGGCCACCCGCGGGTTTTATGCCCGCCAGGACACCATCACCCCGATGGTCATCGGCACGGTGGTGGTCCTGGTGTCGCTGCCCATTTATTGGTGGCTCTACGGCGCCTACGGCGTGCTCGGCCTGGCCGCCTCGACCACCATCGGCATCACCCTCAACGCCCTGGCGACCCTGGGCGTGTACCGCGTCCGGGTCGGCGCGCTGCCGCTCAAGCCGATCGCCGCGGGGATCCTGCGCGGCGCGCTCTTTGGCGTGGCGTGCGGCGCCGCCGCCTGGGGCGCGCGCCACCTGCTCGCGCCCTATCTCGACTTCCGCCTGCCCGTCGAAAATATCGCCCTGCTCATCGCCATGGGCGCCGCGTTCTTCGCGGTCGGCGCGCTGATGGTCGCCCTGCTGAACCCGCCGGAGCTCGACGCCATCCTGGGCCGGCTGCGCCGGCGGTTTGCGCGGGGCAAGACCGCCCCGTAA
- the thiS gene encoding sulfur carrier protein ThiS produces MNLIINGENKSFQAEQLTIREMLGHLDITQRKGVAVALNNAVIPQSQWEKHAVADGDHVEVIRATQGG; encoded by the coding sequence ATGAACCTTATCATAAATGGCGAAAATAAGTCTTTTCAGGCGGAGCAACTTACGATCCGGGAGATGCTCGGGCATCTGGATATCACGCAGCGAAAAGGCGTGGCGGTTGCTCTTAATAACGCGGTTATCCCCCAGAGCCAATGGGAGAAACACGCGGTCGCCGACGGCGACCACGTCGAAGTCATTCGCGCAACTCAAGGTGGGTGA
- a CDS encoding thiazole synthase, which produces MSSETPKNDNKLVIGAHEFDSRLVIGTAGYANFQVMLDCVRASRAEMVTVSIRRIDLAASQESGVLDLLADECTILPNTAGCFTARDAVFTAQLAREALQTNLIKLEVIGDDETLLPDGEELLKAARQLVSEGFDVMAYSNDDPILCSKLQDAGCAAVMPLGSPIGSGMGIQNPYNLRIIRDLLEVPMFIDAGIGTASDAAFAMELGCDGVLLNTAISGAKKPVVMADAFRKAVEAGRSAYVAGRIPRRHYAQASSPTAGMVQWKDS; this is translated from the coding sequence ATGAGCAGCGAAACACCAAAGAACGACAATAAACTGGTCATCGGGGCGCACGAGTTCGACAGCCGCCTGGTGATCGGGACGGCGGGCTACGCGAATTTTCAGGTGATGCTGGATTGCGTGCGCGCGAGCCGCGCCGAGATGGTGACGGTGTCCATTCGGCGTATCGACCTGGCGGCGTCCCAGGAGTCGGGGGTGCTCGACCTGTTGGCCGACGAGTGCACGATTTTGCCCAATACCGCGGGTTGCTTCACCGCGCGCGACGCCGTCTTCACCGCCCAACTCGCCCGGGAGGCGCTGCAGACCAACCTCATCAAGCTCGAGGTGATCGGCGACGACGAGACGCTGTTGCCCGACGGCGAGGAGCTGCTCAAGGCGGCGCGCCAACTGGTGAGCGAGGGTTTCGATGTCATGGCCTATAGCAATGACGACCCGATCCTATGCAGCAAATTACAGGACGCCGGCTGCGCCGCGGTGATGCCGCTTGGCTCGCCGATCGGCAGCGGCATGGGCATTCAGAACCCCTATAATTTGCGCATTATCCGCGACCTGTTGGAGGTCCCGATGTTCATCGACGCCGGCATCGGCACCGCCTCGGACGCGGCGTTTGCGATGGAGTTGGGGTGCGACGGGGTGCTGTTGAACACGGCGATTTCGGGGGCGAAGAAGCCGGTGGTGATGGCCGACGCGTTCCGAAAGGCGGTCGAAGCGGGGCGCTCGGCCTACGTCGCCGGGCGAATCCCGCGGCGCCACTACGCTCAGGCGTCCTCGCCGACCGCGGGCATGGTGCAGTGGAAAGACAGCTAA
- a CDS encoding thiamine phosphate synthase yields the protein MEYSRLYLIFDIPQAQADLPALRATFEAVLAGGARMIQLRAKQLSGEDFREVAEELVPLANSAGAQVFINTRAAIAHELGVAGIHRPARGPAVAELKEGGLRVGVSTHSLGEALAAEKEGADFVTFSPIFESASKPGYGPALGLERLGDLCATLSIPVYALAGVTPENAQDCREVGAFGVAVMGGILSAQDPSEATRRYLEILGAP from the coding sequence ATGGAGTATTCGAGGCTCTATCTAATATTCGACATTCCCCAGGCGCAGGCCGACTTGCCTGCGCTTCGCGCCACCTTCGAGGCGGTGTTGGCGGGCGGCGCGCGCATGATTCAATTGCGCGCCAAACAGTTGAGCGGCGAGGATTTTCGCGAAGTCGCCGAAGAATTAGTGCCGTTGGCCAACAGCGCGGGGGCGCAGGTTTTTATCAACACCCGCGCGGCGATCGCCCACGAACTGGGCGTCGCCGGCATTCACCGGCCCGCGCGCGGCCCCGCGGTGGCCGAGCTAAAAGAGGGGGGGCTGCGCGTAGGCGTGTCGACCCACTCGCTGGGCGAGGCGTTGGCCGCCGAAAAAGAAGGCGCCGACTTTGTCACGTTTAGCCCGATCTTTGAGAGCGCGTCCAAGCCCGGCTACGGGCCGGCGCTTGGGCTGGAGCGCCTGGGCGATCTCTGCGCGACCCTCTCGATCCCGGTCTACGCGTTGGCCGGCGTCACGCCCGAGAACGCCCAGGACTGCCGGGAGGTCGGCGCCTTTGGCGTGGCGGTGATGGGTGGTATTTTGAGCGCACAAGACCCCAGTGAAGCGACGCGGCGGTATTTAGAAATATTGGGCGCGCCCTGA
- a CDS encoding zinc-dependent alcohol dehydrogenase family protein, with the protein MKIYEIQGEFGLDNFVQSERLDPVCGPGQVRIAMKAAAPNFRDLMMIEGQYNPRQPLPLIPFSDGAGEVVEVGAGVENLKVGARVVPCFAQGWRSGAPSRDKFKRTLGGPIDGAMAEYMVVDAEDAVEFPDYLSFVEAATLPCAALTAWNALAETGSVRAGDVVVCQGTGGVSIFGLQFAKALGAEVIITSSSDEKLARAMALGASHGINYRSEPKWGKAVRELTGGRGADHILEVGGAKTLEQSMAAVRYGGEISVIGVLSGASQNLNIVPILMHQIRVQGIFVGSGEMLENMMRAMRAHEVRPQVDRVFDFDEAPEALRYLKAGKHFGKVVIRIGG; encoded by the coding sequence ATGAAAATTTATGAGATTCAGGGTGAATTCGGGCTCGACAATTTTGTGCAATCCGAGCGCCTCGATCCGGTCTGCGGCCCCGGTCAGGTTCGCATCGCGATGAAGGCCGCGGCGCCAAATTTTCGCGATCTGATGATGATCGAAGGGCAATATAATCCGCGCCAACCGCTGCCGCTGATTCCGTTTTCGGATGGCGCAGGCGAGGTAGTGGAGGTGGGCGCGGGCGTCGAGAATCTGAAGGTCGGCGCGCGCGTCGTTCCATGCTTTGCCCAGGGTTGGCGCTCGGGCGCGCCGTCGCGCGACAAATTCAAGCGCACGCTGGGCGGGCCGATCGACGGGGCGATGGCCGAGTATATGGTGGTCGACGCCGAAGATGCCGTGGAGTTCCCGGATTATCTAAGCTTTGTAGAAGCCGCGACCCTGCCATGCGCCGCGCTCACTGCCTGGAACGCGCTGGCCGAGACGGGCTCGGTGCGGGCGGGCGACGTGGTGGTCTGTCAGGGGACCGGCGGCGTGTCCATCTTCGGGCTCCAATTCGCCAAAGCGCTGGGCGCCGAAGTCATCATCACGTCGAGCTCCGACGAGAAGCTCGCCCGGGCGATGGCGCTGGGCGCAAGCCACGGCATCAATTATCGCAGCGAGCCGAAATGGGGCAAAGCCGTGCGCGAACTCACGGGCGGGCGCGGCGCGGACCATATTCTGGAGGTCGGCGGCGCCAAGACCCTGGAGCAATCGATGGCCGCAGTGCGTTACGGCGGCGAGATCAGCGTCATCGGTGTGCTTAGCGGGGCCAGTCAGAACCTGAATATTGTGCCGATTCTGATGCATCAAATTCGTGTCCAGGGGATCTTCGTGGGGAGCGGGGAGATGCTCGAGAATATGATGCGCGCCATGCGCGCCCACGAGGTTCGCCCACAGGTTGACCGGGTCTTCGACTTCGACGAGGCGCCGGAGGCGTTGCGGTATTTGAAGGCGGGCAAGCATTTCGGGAAGGTGGTTATTCGGATTGGCGGATAG
- the aceA gene encoding isocitrate lyase: MTYQGKSAAQLEADWNENPRWEGIERPYSGKQVVNLRGSVQIEHTLAKMGAAKLWERFQNNAPVRALSAVTGNQAVQEVQAGLQAVYVSGWQTAADANTAGQMYPDQSLYPVDSVPTLVTRINQALQRADQIQSIEKKGNIDWYAPLVADAEAGFGGNLNAFELMKSMIASGVAGVHFEDQLSSAKKCGHMGGKVLVPISEFRNKLVAARLGADVAGTSTLLIARTDAESANLLTNDIDPLDEPFISGGRTSEGFYNIRGGLEYAIERSRAYAPYADLLWCETKTPDVGQAREFAAAIHEKYPGKMLAYNCSPSFNWKRHLDEKTIRTFQEQLGEMGYVLQFVTLSGFHALNTAIFELAKGYRERGMAAYSELQEREFDLEKSDGYRAIKHQAFVGAGYFDEVQLTVTSGESQTVALKGSTEEDQFD, from the coding sequence ATGACGTATCAAGGAAAATCCGCAGCGCAACTCGAAGCCGATTGGAACGAAAACCCGCGCTGGGAAGGAATCGAACGCCCCTACTCGGGCAAGCAGGTTGTTAATCTGCGCGGCTCAGTACAAATCGAGCATACCCTGGCAAAGATGGGCGCAGCGAAATTATGGGAGCGTTTTCAAAATAACGCTCCAGTCCGCGCGCTGAGCGCGGTGACCGGCAATCAGGCCGTCCAGGAGGTCCAGGCGGGCCTTCAGGCCGTCTATGTCAGCGGCTGGCAGACCGCCGCCGACGCCAACACCGCCGGGCAAATGTATCCCGACCAGAGCCTCTATCCGGTCGACAGCGTGCCGACGCTCGTCACGCGCATCAACCAGGCATTGCAACGTGCGGACCAGATCCAATCCATCGAGAAGAAGGGAAATATCGACTGGTACGCACCGCTGGTCGCCGACGCCGAAGCAGGCTTCGGCGGCAACCTCAACGCCTTCGAGTTGATGAAGTCGATGATCGCCTCGGGCGTGGCTGGTGTTCATTTTGAGGACCAACTCTCCTCGGCCAAAAAATGCGGCCATATGGGCGGCAAAGTGCTGGTGCCGATCAGTGAGTTTCGCAATAAATTGGTCGCCGCACGCCTTGGCGCAGACGTCGCAGGGACGTCAACTTTGCTCATCGCGCGAACCGACGCCGAGTCGGCAAACCTGCTGACCAATGATATCGACCCCCTCGATGAGCCTTTCATCAGCGGCGGTCGCACCTCCGAAGGCTTCTATAATATTCGCGGCGGCCTCGAATACGCCATCGAACGCTCACGGGCCTACGCGCCCTACGCCGACCTTTTATGGTGCGAAACCAAAACCCCCGACGTTGGCCAGGCGCGTGAGTTCGCCGCGGCGATTCACGAAAAATACCCGGGCAAAATGCTCGCCTATAACTGCTCGCCCTCCTTTAACTGGAAGCGCCACCTGGATGAAAAGACCATCCGAACCTTCCAGGAGCAGCTCGGCGAGATGGGCTATGTCCTTCAATTCGTGACGCTTTCGGGCTTCCATGCGCTCAACACGGCCATATTTGAGCTCGCCAAGGGCTATCGAGAGCGCGGCATGGCGGCCTACTCGGAGCTTCAGGAGCGCGAGTTCGATCTCGAGAAATCCGACGGCTACCGCGCCATCAAGCACCAGGCGTTCGTCGGCGCCGGCTATTTCGACGAGGTTCAGCTCACCGTCACCTCCGGCGAGAGCCAGACCGTCGCGCTGAAAGGCTCCACCGAAGAAGATCAGTTTGACTAA